The proteins below come from a single Clarias gariepinus isolate MV-2021 ecotype Netherlands chromosome 17, CGAR_prim_01v2, whole genome shotgun sequence genomic window:
- the zpld1a gene encoding zona pellucida-like domain-containing protein 1a — MERICLILLLLYKFLIVKAQFNGYNCDANFHSRFPAERDISVYCGVQTITLKINFCPVLFSGYTDTDLALNGRHGDAHCRGFINNNTFPTVVLFSISLSTLEACGNLLVVSTAQGPNAYGNLSLVQIGNISGYIDTPDPPTIISYLPGLLYKFSCSYPLEYLVNNTQLASSAAAISVKDSNGTFVSTLNLLLYNDSTYIQHLAIPMAGLTLKTRVFAAVKASNLDRRWNVLMDYCYSTPSGNPNDKLRYDLFVGCDKDPQTTVFENGKSQMGRFSFEVFRFVKHKNQKMSTVFLHCVTKLCRTDDCPMLVPVCGMRKKRDVSESTESHAVSGNAVITAGPIITRSDETPTNNSQLVPLNSGPFKMNSVTSALISGIIILAVMSMCFFIFSLTLLKGKRPPPMPVSGAHNPAFS; from the exons ATGGAACGTATATGTTTGATTCTTTTGctgttatataaatttttaatagtTAAAGCTCAGTTCAACGGATACAACTGTGATGCGAACTTTCATAGCCGTTTTCCTG CTGAGCGAGACATCAGCGTGTACTGTGGAGTACAAACCATTACTCTGAAAATTAACTTTTGCCCGGTGCTTTTCTCTGGCTACACCGACACTGACCTGGCCCTGAACGGGCGCCATGGTGATGCCCACTGCCGAGGATTCATTAACAACAACACCTTTCCTACTGTGGTgctgttcagcatcagcctTAGTACACTGGAGGCCTGCGGCAACTTGCTAGTG GTGTCCACAGCTCAGGGGCCCAATGCATATGGGAACCTTTCATTGGTGCAGATTGGAAATATATCAGGGTATATTGACACGCCTGACCCTCCTACTATCATCAGCTACCTGCCTGGACTGCTCTATAAATTCAGCTGCAGCTATCCACTGGAGTACCTGGTGAACAACACACAGCTGGCATC GTCTGCCGCAGCCATTTCAGTAAAGGACAGCAATGGTACATTTGTAAGCACACTGAACTTACTGCTGTACAAT GACTCCACATACATCCAGCATCTGGCCATCCCAATGGCAGGCCTCACTCTGAAAACTCGTGTGTTTGCTGCCGTCAAAGCGTCAAATCTGGACAGGAG GTGGAATGTGCTAATGGATTATTGTTACAGCACTCCATCTGGGAATCCTAACGACAAACTCAGATATGATCTTTTCGTTGG GTGTGACAAGGACCCCCAGACAACAGTGtttgaaaatggaaagagtCAGATGGGTCGTTTCTCCTTCGAGGTGTTCCGCTTCGTCAAGCACAAGAATCAGAAGATGTCCACTGTGTTCCTTCACTGCGTCACCAAACTGTGCCGAACAGATGACTGTCCCATGCTTGTGCCG GTTTGTGGAATGCGTAAGAAACGGGATGTGTCGGAGAGTACAGAGTCTCATGCAGTATCTGGAAATGCTGTTATAACTGCAGGACCCATCATCACTAGAAGTG ATGAAACTCCAACCAACAACTCTCAGCTgg ttccGCTAAACAGTGGTCCATTCAAAATGAACTCAGTAACGAGTGCTCTCATATCTGGCATCATCATCCTGGCTGTAATGAGCATGTGCTTCTTTATCTTTTCTTTGACACTCCTGAAGGGGAAACGTCCGCCTCCAATGCCAGTGTCTGGAGCACACAACcctgctttcagctaa
- the si:ch211-103f14.3 gene encoding zona pellucida-like domain-containing protein 1 gives MFLQVYLISIVVTAVSSQSTLNCAGFLRLPDYNDISVDCGTNYISLAIQICPAIYAGYNDSSLFVNANTNDPNCKGIVDSTVVPPVLRFTFPIGTNNSCGSNFNTTSAPGTGIFADFSNIQSLNISGLVKSVDTSVSVITYSTDLKYFYSCAYPLEYLINNTRLDVSSSAIAVRDRNGSFVSTLSLKLFSDTTYTTPLIIPTQGIQLRSNVFVMVQASNLTSQYYVLLDRCYASVSRYPSTSTYFNLFVGCVRDPVTNITENGMSQTARFSFPAFRFTEQQNQSVSSYYLHCITRLCEVSSCVTFRTCSAGRRRREVNPTVSSNGLTDTTTLTSQLIITKPESYTDPATKEQASISKDASDSTTGLGVAVGILAFTCVGIIVLGAIIYKKLNLFSASKIRR, from the exons ATGTTCCTTCAGGTTTATCTCATCTCCATTGTTGTGACCGCTGTTAGCAGTCAGTCCACACTGAATTGTGCTGGCTTCCTCAGATTACCAg ACTACAATGACATCAGTGTTGATTGTGGCACAAACTACATCAGTCTAGCCATACAGATCTGCCCAGCAATCTATGCCGGCTACAATGATTCATCACTTTTTGTCAATGCCAACACAAACGACCCGAATTGCAAAGGCATTGTGGATAGTACTGTTGTTCCTCCTGTACTACGGTTCACCTTTCCCATTGGTACAAACAACAGCTGTGGGAGCAACTTCAAT ACCACTAGTGCTCCAGGCACTGGAATTTTTGCAGACTTTTCCAACATACAGTCACTAAACATCAGTGGCCTGGTGAAATCGGTTGACACCTCAGTGAGTGTGATAACCTACAGCACTGACCTGAAATACTTTTACTCTTGTGCCTACCCTCTGGAGTACCTGATCAACAACACACGACTTGATGT GTCATCTTCTGCCATTGCAGTGAGGGACAGAAATGGCAGCTTCGTCAGCACTCTCAGCCTAAAGCTGTTCAGC gACACAACCTATACCACACCTCTTATAATTCCCACCCAGGGGATTCAACTGAGGTCAAATGTGTTTGTTATGGTCCAAGCCAGCAACCTCACTTCTCA GTACTACGTTCTGCTGGACAGGTGCTATGCTTCTGTGTCCCGATACCCATCCACCTCTACCTACTTTAATCTATTTGTTGG GTGCGTCAGGGATCCCGTGACCAACATAACTGAGAATGGTATGAGTCAGACTGCTCGCTTCAGCTTCCCGGCCTTCCGATTTACAGAGCAACAAAACCAAAGTGTTTCTAGCTACTACTTACATTGCATAACGCGACTGTGTGAGGTCTCTTCCTGTGTCACTTTTAGG ACATGTTCTGCAGGCAGAAGGAGAAGAGAGGTGAACCCTACGGTTTCATCTAATGGACTTACAGACACCACTACTCTCACCTCACAACTCATCATTACCAAACCTGAGAGCT ACACAGATCCAGCAACAAAAGAGCAAG CATCAATCAGTAAGGATGCTTCAGACTCCACTACAGGCCTGGGCGTGGCAGTGGGAATACTGGCATTTACCTGTGTTGGAATCATTGTTTTGGGCGCTATAATATACAAAAAACTCAATCTTTTTAGTGCCAGCAAAATCCGTCGTTAA